Part of the Cryptosporangium arvum DSM 44712 genome, CTGGCGCAAGCTGCCGGCCGGCGTCGACAAGAAGGCACCGCTGGACACCGTCTATCCGGCGGCGCTCGTCGACCAGCTCGCCTCCTCGGTCGACACGTTCGGGCGCTGGGGCATCGAGCAGGGTGAGGGGCGGCTGGTCGGCGCCACGCTCGGTGAGCTGCCGGTGGCCAAGGCGGTGAACTCGATGACCAGCGGCCAACTCGACCCGGCCGCCGCCGCCGAGCAGTGCCAGGAACAGGTCGACGACATCAAGAAGAGCCTGGAGTGAGCGGCAGCCGGCAGCGCGGCGAGGCCCGCACGGGTTGGGCTCTGCTGACCCCGACGCTGCTCATCGTGCTGGTGGTGGTCGTCGCCCCGATCCTCTGGACGATCCTGCTGGCCTTCCAGCGGGTGCGGGTCATCGATCTGCGCCGCCGCGGGCTCATCGGCGAGTTCACGTTCCAGAACATCGAGCGGGTCTTCGGCAGCCCCGGGTTCTGGGACACGCTGTGGACGACGGTGGCCTACACCGTGTTCGGCGTCGCGATCTCGGTCGGGCTCGGGCTCGCCGCGGCGCTCGCGGTACGCCGTCCGTTCCGGGGCCGGACGTTCGTCCGCGCGTCGTTCCTGCTGCCGTACATCGCGCCGGTCGTCGGGGCCACGTTCGTCTGGCAGACGATGCTCAACCCCGAGTACGGCGTCCTCAACGCCTGGGGAACCCGGTTCCTCGGCTGGGACCGGCCGGTCGACTTCCTCAACGAGGTGTCCGGTTCACTGTTCGGGATCCCGGTGCCGACCGCTCTGGTCACCGTGATCCTGTTCGAGGGCTGGCGGTACTTCCCGTTCGCGTTCCTGTTCCTGCTCGCCCGGATGCAGGCGCTGCCGAGCGACCTCGAGGAGGCCGCGCTCGTCGACGGGGCGACG contains:
- a CDS encoding carbohydrate ABC transporter permease; translated protein: MPGTGRRHQEEPGVSGSRQRGEARTGWALLTPTLLIVLVVVVAPILWTILLAFQRVRVIDLRRRGLIGEFTFQNIERVFGSPGFWDTLWTTVAYTVFGVAISVGLGLAAALAVRRPFRGRTFVRASFLLPYIAPVVGATFVWQTMLNPEYGVLNAWGTRFLGWDRPVDFLNEVSGSLFGIPVPTALVTVILFEGWRYFPFAFLFLLARMQALPSDLEEAALVDGATPTQRFRHVVLPQLLPVIAVLTVLRFVLTFTKFDDVYLLTGGGSGTEVVSVRVYDFLTSRGDIGAASAEALVLAIALAVFVGIYLRLVRRS